ctaaatatattattactcagGGGAATGAAGCTGAAAATAGGGTACAACCTCCGAAATCCAAGTAATTGCAtcgattttgttgaaattttggaaataagcTCTACTTACCATCCTATTCAAAATCTATATCATGCCAAAGGGCGCTTTTTATCCTAAGAGGGTGAAAACTACCCCTTAGtgcaaaaatgcaataaaaagtgtttttaggACTTTGTAAGAGTGGGGAATGATAAATTATGTTGAATATGAGTTGTGCTATGATTTATCATTATAAGTATAATTTTCAGAATGTTTCAACCCTTaataattaccaaaaattacgatgaaaaaaacaatttttcgacaTTTTCACAAGATGCAATGCTTAAAACTcatggaattttttgaaattttgtaactaaGCTCTACAAACCATCCTCTTTAAAGTCTACTCCATGccgatgttttattttttcaattaagggagaaaactaccccttattagaaaaatgcaataaaaacaattcaaaagtgTTTCAAAGTGCTTTGCAGGAttgagtataataaattatgttaaaaatactttgaaacatCATTCAATCCCAAAAAACATCCCCTTTATCCGTAGATCATCCcttgtatttatcaaaatgaataaaaataacaaatttatcttatttatcgtttacttttttgcaattttgtaatTAGGCTCTACTTACAATCCTCTTCAAAGCCTGCCTCCCCCAAAGTGTACTTTTTGCCCTTAGAGGGGAAAACtaccccttataaaaaaatgtataaaaaataaataaaaagtgttttaaattgCTTTGCTGGATTAAGTAATAAcaaatctttgatttttaaataaagatgcaATTGAAATTTCACACAAAATTGTGTAACTTACGAAGGAATAAGATACACACTCTTatgtgaaatttcaattttatctttatttaaaaatcaaagatttattattacttaatccagcaaagcaatttaaaccactttttatttattttttatacatttttttataaggggttTTTTTTCCCTCTAAGGGCAAAAAGTACACTTTGGGAGAGGCTGGCTTTGAAGAGGTTTGTAAGTAGAACCTAtttacaaaattgcaaaaatatgtgtgtgtgtgtgtgtgagtctGTGTCCATGTGCTGTGTGTTATATGAGTATTATACCAtctgtttttgtaccatctagatatatgaatatcactagtatggcagaatacatgcgttaagcaatgcatctaagtgaggtattatatatatatatatatgtgtttagCATGTAATTGCctctacagatacgatacgacagatcttctgttgtgtgcatgcagagagtgggagttttgttgcacaCATATGTacaatacctctcacttagatgcattgtttaacgcatgtattctgtcatactagtgatattcaTATATCTATATGATACAAAAACACCTAGTATCGTTTTGTCATCATATAGGTGCTATAAATTTACTCTGCTccaaaaagcttaaaattttttttttttgtttttttgcgataacttctgtaattttttatcgattttgttttttcaaaaagcatTTGGAAGGTAATTTTAAGGACAATAACATCTGAAAGTTTCATCTTTTTATAACCCTTAGTTTTGAAAAGGTCAAAAGGCTCGAAACATGGGGTGTTCAAGCGGGTATGCGGACTTAGAACGTTAATATCTCCGTTAAATTTCAtcttagaaaaacaaacaaaaaaggaaaatgtttgttaaaaacaGGCCTACAGGCCTTTTGTTCCTGAGTATGTTTTTCGTAACTGCAgtagttttttagttatttcgaaaaaaaaaaaaaatttttttttgatattcgaaaattttaaaaaagttgatcgtgcctatttctaaaaataagccTTCAAACCCAGTGTAACTTCTTGATCACATATACGAGACTTAAATGAAGTGATCTGTGCAAGgaaattgatttattacaatttaagtgGAAATGGTACCCATCCTATgtgacatttttcttttaaaaatttgaatatcccACGTTCTTTTAACTGTAACTCACTCAATTGCTAACACAGCTCATCGACACAGTCCGATCGATATTAACACAGCTCATTTTGAAGGTATTTTCAAGCACTACCAAAAAGATCCTGCTtataaagctataaaatttcattttttcctcgTTTTTAAACGTcacacaccaaaaaaaaaaataatgaataaaaaaaaagattttttggtaCGGTATTACTTACTGAtcgttgtatttaataaatcgattaagcaatcatttttttatttttttattagctacAATTTTGTTCTACAACTATGGTGAAAAAACGCgtagtttttgagtaattcaCGAAAAATCAACTGAAAACGTGCTTTTTTATGTCAAATCTGTGCGCTTTTTAATGCAAATAGCTCAAAAAGTATTCGGTtaataaaaaagtgtatatgacattttttgctcaaaattgGTCACTCTATCGATTCCAGGAGTTATTTTGACCAAAACTATTTCCACCCCCGAGAAGGGGTGGCAACCACCCCCAGGAAGGAAGCGCCCTTCGGCGTGATATAGATTTTGAATAGGGTGGTAAGTAGAGCGTATtcccaaaatttcatcaaaatcgatgcGGTTACTAGGATTTCGGAGGTGAAAACCTTCATTCCTGGAGCTCCGTATACTTAGCAGatacaattgttatttttcactatTATTAGAATAAACAGTTAgactattaataattttccttcCTATCCACATCCTATCCACACTTCACACTTCCTAATTAACAATTCTTTTATTGGACGAAttattaatctttaataaaaataagaaaaatttgaaagtagttTCGCATAAAGCATTAATCTGCACCtacataaaaaatgatacaaatgatcatatagaaaatatccattgaatattttgacattaatcACTCCCAAAACACTTCAAACAAACCTTTACAAACGATTCCtgatctttgaaaatttcccgattaaataaaaatagttttaatgtcaaataaacatttacataaattaaaaaacaaaattattgtcaatgaagtaacatttgaatattgccgccattaatataaccacaaaaaatcaactaaaaaataaatgtaattaattaaataattttagtgtcccaaatgatgaaaccgtgtttaatgtgattcccaaattaattagattagtctccatgtaaactattatcaaataaagtaaaaatggcgaaaatttaattttttaccttctaagtatacgctttgaaaaactaattaattacatgaaaactaatcagtcctaaataataaaaatatattcctaaatcttcccaaacgattcccagttgaataagaatagttttaatgaaaaataaaacttaacatttacataaattaaaaaaacaaaattattgtcaatgaagtaacatttgaatattgccgccattaatataaccacaaaaaatcaactaaaaaataaatgtaattaattaaataattttggtgtcccaaatgatgaaagcgtgtttaatgtgattcccaaatttattagattagtctccatgtaaattattatcaagtaacgtaaaaatggtgaaaatttaattttttaccttctaagtatacgctttgaagaactaattaattaaatgaaaactaatcagtcctaaataataaaaatatattcctaaatcttcccaaacgatttccaattgaataagaacagttttaaggcaaaataaaacttaacatttacataaattaaaaaaacaaaattattgtcaatgaagtaacatttgaatattgccgccattaatataaccacaaaaaatcaactaaaaaataaatgtaattaattaaataattttggtgtcccaaatgatgaaagcgtgtttaatgtgattcccaaatttattagattagtctccatgtaaattattatcaagtaacgtaaaaatggtgaaaatttaattttttaccttctaagtatacgctttgaagaactaattaattaaatgaaaactaatcagtcctaaataataaaaatatattcctaaatcttcccaaacgatttccaattgaataagaacagttttaaggcaaaatataacttaacatttacataaattataaaataaattattcagtaatatttgaatattggcgccatactgctatataacaattaatggttcaggtgtacggttaattaacataacccatcaatcaactaaaaaataggtgtaatttttatcgtaattcccaaatgatttcctttcgaataacataaaaattaagtgtatttaatttcctacctgctaactatacgctgaaaaaagaatcattaattacaggaaaactaataattcccaaattctaaaattatattcccaaatcctcccaaacgattcccaaatgaatggaaatagtttgagtgaaaaataacaattttatctgctaaCTATACGGAGCTCATTCCTGGGGTATatatattctttgtttttattattcgaCTGTGCAGTAAGTTtatctttagtttttttttaaatcacatatgctttaaattactaaaaaaaaatttgtgtttgcaGTATGGAGAGACAAAATGAGAGGGAGGGGTTTAAGTATGATTCTacagtaaaaaaacatttagagTAAGTTTTTATGTTCGATTAGCTATATTTatatgttctaaaaaaaaaaaaaatagtttttagagAAACATATATGAAAGATTTTAATATGAGGTAAGGCTTCTTgtttagattaaaataataataataataaatttttttttgttttacagcaAAATGATGGATAGTAGGATGTaagtttttctttaacttttcttcattaaatatatgtttttttctaatttgtattATTCTTAAAGGAACATTACGCATGAGGAAGTAATTGGATTAATGAGTGTGGGGGAAGAAATATTGAGAAGTCTAGATTACCTACCTTATGCTCTACTTAATGAACTGAATAAAACTCAAACTtaagtaaagttttttaaatttttaccattttgtgatgtttttcatcaatttttttaacatttttatcaattttataacatttttatcaatttttttacttttgtgaatttttttactttttgtatgttttttcataaattttatatgtttttaataaaaatatcatctaaataaggattttgttttacttaataacaacctctttttaattttttcagattatatttattttaaataatagtacaaaattgttaataatcaatataataatttaaggtaAGAGgagaaatttgtaaatttttttctataatgtcAGGATATTCCATTAacaattccaataaaaatttcttcaatagtagatttttttcttgttcaatCACTGATGAAATATTTGGACGCCAATTCCCAAATTGTGCTTGTGAGTTTTCCTCTGCCAGGAATTTGTTAGTCACCATTTGCATATAACCAGGAATATTTAATGATtccaatattgaaaattgaatgtcaataattttttctaccttaaacatttttttaactgtttcaTCGCTCAGAAAGATAGTAGAATTACTCGatgaaaacttaattattttcttgttataaCAATTATGAGGAGAAATAGTAACATCACCAATTACAATATCCAccagaaagttatttatattatttatataatccaaaataatttgttgattatttaAGAGTTGTATCCATTgcgatttagtaaaatttataaattgaccacgatgtgttttaatttgcattatatttgataaatcaaaaggtgaaattccaataataataaattttgtttcacatTTATTCAACtgaattaaagattttaataatatatcttttttcatatttagataatattgATCAACCTGCTTCTGAGCCATTGTTAACGTTTTACAGTTTCACGATggttactaattaataatttttgaattaaaaagatgTAAATATATAGTGAACATGACATCACTCCCACCATCTATCGGAGTATATGTAAATGAAGTCACTCATATATGGCTAAATATCTACTACATAAGCGAGacatattacttattattagcACCATCTCATGCTTTGAAATTAAAGTTGTGAGACTAATTAAAATGAGTGCTATTACTTCTTTAAAAATGTAAGATTTGTGTAAATGTaatattactttcatatttttaaaatacattttcttttatagaaTTGATGAAAGCGCtagaaaatttcaagaatatgagagagaatttgttataatattggAAAAACTCCGTAATTTCAATACAATGTATGACTATGTTTTATATCATCATCCTCATCTATTTTCAACATTACGAACCAATGGaacgtttaaatattatttcaatttaattaaaaaatataaccccacattaaaaacaatagaaGAACGGGATTTGGAAGAATTGTTATCACTATATCACTCTTCATATCCAGAAGATAAGGATGATGATATGTTACTCTTAGGACCCATAGAAAGATGCCCATTgttattttatgagaaatacCGTGTTGAGAAACTGTTTTCAAACAATAAGAAAGAACACACTATCAATAGAAAACGCAAATTGTTTACAACTATACCACTCATAAATCTGGAATATAGCAGTGATAGTGGGATTGAGGATGAAtaaggttttattaaaaaaaattgttaaaaaaaaatttttttattaattaataaaatgtatacaagtatttatgtaaaaaatgttaacaaataaaattattataaactaaaagtttttttattatggaatAACTTTCAACTTGTTTAGTAAAGCTATACCAGACACTTCTtcatgcagttttttttttttttctgagatATCTTTAGCAGCTATTTTTTGTAGTTCTTGaagatttttaattgtttcttccaaatttatacactttttttgtaaaatagttaCACTACTCTTTAGGACATCAATCTCTCTTGTTTGTAAATTGCTTATATTAGTATTTAACGATTCGACATCTTTTTTTGAATGAGATACAAGATCTTTCAATTCTTTCATGGATTTCAAGAGGATACTTTTCTCTCTAAGTAAATCTTTCTGCATATTTCCATTTATTCcacttattgttttaaaaatgcttTCCTTCACATTTCCAATCAATTTACTTAAAGTTGAAAGGATACTATCTCGctcattatttaattgatattttagatctttgatgttttttctttcttcttcAAATTGCTCCTTCACATTCTTATCTAGTTTTTTGATATCTGCTTTATGTCTatcaatttccatttttatatcattcattCGAGTGCTTaaccccaaaaattttttatcagattttCCATCTAGCTTGCGATAACCAAACTTATGCATGCTCATTGTAAAAATGATAGTTTGTAACTGTATAAcaaactatttatattattctctTAATATCTCCTGTCTgcattttaaattcgaaaagtgAATCAGAAATTAATAACACATAAGCAGTTGTTTTATCAGGTATAgcttttttacattcaaaatcaATGCGAATATCCACAgagttttttgtaataatttcattttgtcgTGAACAATCAATGCATACAATAGGCGTATATCTCATAAAATCTTTGATATCAAATAACGGTTTCTCATAAGATTTTTCTTGGTTATTGTAAGATGATTTAAATCTGAGATACATATCGTAAAGTGTTGCAAATCCTcctgaattttggaaaaaaacatcTTGAGCGGGAAACTGACGCTCATTAAGAAATAGGCGAATAGAAGTTAGAtcgttaaaatcgaatatttgataatttttttaaaatcatctatCCTATCAGTCTGCATAGCACAAATAATATAACGTGgagcattaaaattatttgttgatttCACCATCCACGAATGCTTATGTGTTGTTGGTAGAGTGGGGTATGTAACTAAATCATAGCTTCGGAAGGCCACATCAACTGTTACATTGCGCTTTATTAAATCCAACAAGTGTAATCTTGCAACATCATTAAGATGAATTGTGGGCACTCTCCAcactatttttgtaatatcaatatttatttccgAATCACTTTTCACACTATTTGCATCATTACGTGATCGCACGAGAACAAGCTCATGCTTGGTGttggttataattttcttatatgtAGCAAAAAATGGGAGTAGTAGAGATAGAGGTATAGTAAACAGAAATTGACCATCTTTTGTTGAATTTAACTTTGTTCCATCCAATTGACCATCAGAAATCCACGAAGCATTTGATAAACCCCTAACCTGATCCGATGTAAGCAAGGCTAAGCCATTTAATGTTGAAGCAACACCAGGGTTGTATACTGTACAAATTACttgttcattcattttataagaTATAACTTCAAATAGGTGGGCAATTCCATTGTTTATGAGTGCTGAAGTAATGTTTGTACCATCTGCTTTTTTAATAGTTCCTTCTATTAGAAGATCTGATtcgcataataataatattgcatcCTTATTTTGAATCCCAATTCGTATACTACTTCCATGTGATAAACTACTACCGCTGTAGGGTGCATAACTTATCAACTCTTTTGATGttatttcattatcaaaatgCATCTTCTctgataagtttaaaatgttgttattcattgttttaaaacttttaatccaattgattttaaataatctatgTTTTCTTTCAACAGCCGTGTTTCACGTTTAACCACTTTTTTCttaatgatacatttttttggtgaagttagatatttattagaattattaaagTTAATCATCTTTTCTTAGATGTAATCTTACAAGAATTTCTTCCCCTCTCAAATTTATAGGACGATTCTCTTGATCTACAAGGTTGACTATCAACTGAGTTATTTCCCTAGTGTTTAcaggtaaatatattatttcactaGGAATATCCACAATGCGATAACCACTTTCTACCACTATTGGAGATTCGTGTAttattggaagtttttgatcttGAAAAAAGGCAATTTTGCAATTGTATTTTCTACTTCGAAATGAATGGTGTATTTTCCTTTAATGTCAATTTGGTATGTATTTAAGTTTACGGTAAACTTGATTGAGGGAAATTCTCCTTCAAGTAGTTTAATAAGTGCATCCATTTCGTAAGTACCTGTAGGCACATAATATGATGTGCTACCATATTTAAAATGGTTGTTGAAATCGCTAATGTTTGGGATTGTGTTGAATGCAATGAAGCTCACCAATCCGCAAGAATAATTACCATCTAGCTGAATTGGagggaaaaaattttgctttaattcCGATTGATTACCTTTTAAGGATAATGTGTAGGCCATATtaagtatttgtaataaatagtaaaaatgcTAGACAAAGGTGTCCACAAATTGATCCGCTTTTTTGAAAACTGTTATAgttatatagaatattttttcctaGATAAGTTATTATTTCAAGTGGTGGGGGTACATCTCCAtaactatcaaaataatatattttagagtTTTTCTTGAAGAAGTAAATCCAGTGAGATCCTCTTGATGATGAACTAGCAAGATTTACTATGGCACATTCTTTTTGTAAAGGTTTTTTTGGTAGGGTATTTCGCATGTATACACCCCTAaagtgtttaatatattttttaccaaaactaTCTAATTCTAAATCAGTTAATGCTCGAATCGGTAATTTCTGTAGTAATCTTAAGGTTTCTTCTTCTTTTGATATGGTCTTAAATAAAAACCCCGCCCTTTAACAGCTgattcttccaattttttattgtgaCGTATAGTTTCTTCTAATGcttttttagaatttcttaTATCATTTACAGTTTTAACGCCACCTAATACTGCTGTCACTGCACCTGCAATTACAGGGATTAGAGCTAATGGAAGAGCACCTCCAATTTTTCTAGTTGGTATAATTCTTTTActctttttctttgatttttcaattttctttttaccaaTTAGTAACTttcctcctttttttgtttcaacattcgtttttttctttgtttttaaaccgGATCCAGTTTTTACTTTACCCTTCATAATATTAGTAACAGCCCAGGCAGCAGCTTTTTCCCTCCAGGTGGCGTCTTTACTTTTAACTCTACTCCAAGCTTGTTCTGCTAAAATTTTATCTGCTTCGTGTCTCTTGTTTATATCTGTATACGTATCATAGGCAATATcatgaaatttg
This genomic interval from Chrysoperla carnea chromosome 1, inChrCarn1.1, whole genome shotgun sequence contains the following:
- the LOC123296571 gene encoding uncharacterized protein LOC123296571 translates to MLRYKGGGLLNKLINKLPFEAHIPGYQYCGPGTKLQKKLERGVSGINKLDDFCKFHDIAYDTYTDINKRHEADKILAEQAWSRVKSKDATWREKAAAWAVTNIMKGKVKTGSGLKTKKKTNVETKKGGKLLIGKKKIEKSKKKSKRIIPTRKIGGALPLALIPVIAGAVTAVLGGVKTVNDIRNSKKALEETIRHNKKLEESAVKGRGFYLRPYQKKKKP